From Bufo gargarizans isolate SCDJY-AF-19 chromosome 10, ASM1485885v1, whole genome shotgun sequence, the proteins below share one genomic window:
- the CALCB gene encoding calcitonin gene-related peptide 2 isoform X2 produces the protein MVVLKISSLLAVLGLLVCQMYSSQATPVRPGLESLPDRVTVSDYEARRILNALVKEFVQMTAEEMEQASDGNSSNGTAQKRACNTATCATHRLADFLSRSGGMVKSNFVPTNVGSKAFGRRRRSLRV, from the exons ATGGTTGTGCTGAAGATCTCCTCTCTTCTGGCCGTCCTGGGGTTGCTGGTTTGCCAGATGTACAGCTCACAGGCGACTCCAGTCAG ACCGGGCTTAGAGTCATTACCGGACCGGGTGACCGTCAGCGACTATGAGGCGCGGAGGATACTTAATGCACTGGTCAAAGAGTTTGTACAGATGACAGCGGAGGAAATGGAGCAGGCGAGCGACGGGAACAG CAGCAACGGGACCGCACAGAAGAGAGCGTGCAACACAGCGACCTGCGCCACCCACCGCCTGGCGGACTTCCTCAGCAGGTCAGGGGGAATGGTGAAAAGTAATTTCGTGCCCACCAATGTCGGCTCT
- the CALCB gene encoding calcitonin gene-related peptide 2 isoform X3 produces the protein MVVLKISSLLAVLGLLVCQMYSSQATPVRPGLESLPDRVTVSDYEARRILNALVKEFVQMTAEEMEQASDGNSNGTAQKRACNTATCATHRLADFLSRSGGMVKSNFVPTNVGSKAFGRRRRSLRV, from the exons ATGGTTGTGCTGAAGATCTCCTCTCTTCTGGCCGTCCTGGGGTTGCTGGTTTGCCAGATGTACAGCTCACAGGCGACTCCAGTCAG ACCGGGCTTAGAGTCATTACCGGACCGGGTGACCGTCAGCGACTATGAGGCGCGGAGGATACTTAATGCACTGGTCAAAGAGTTTGTACAGATGACAGCGGAGGAAATGGAGCAGGCGAGCGACGGGAACAG CAACGGGACCGCACAGAAGAGAGCGTGCAACACAGCGACCTGCGCCACCCACCGCCTGGCGGACTTCCTCAGCAGGTCAGGGGGAATGGTGAAAAGTAATTTCGTGCCCACCAATGTCGGCTCT
- the CALCB gene encoding calcitonin gene-related peptide 2 isoform X1 — MVVLKISSLLAVLGLLVCQMYSSQATPVRPGLESLPDRVTVSDYEARRILNALVKEFVQMTAEEMEQASDGNSLDRAMSKRCARLSTCIPGRLYQDFNKYTSYPRTDVGAGTPGKKRSALAAMDNEHYAGYGEQYELTK; from the exons ATGGTTGTGCTGAAGATCTCCTCTCTTCTGGCCGTCCTGGGGTTGCTGGTTTGCCAGATGTACAGCTCACAGGCGACTCCAGTCAG ACCGGGCTTAGAGTCATTACCGGACCGGGTGACCGTCAGCGACTATGAGGCGCGGAGGATACTTAATGCACTGGTCAAAGAGTTTGTACAGATGACAGCGGAGGAAATGGAGCAGGCGAGCGACGGGAACAG CTTGGATAGAGCCATGTCCAAACGTTGCGCGCGTCTGAGTACTTGCATACCGGGGAGACTCTATCAGGATTTTAACAAATATACCTCTTACCCTCGCACTGATGTCGGGGCCGGCACGCCCGGGAAGAAGAGAAGCGCCCTGGCCGCCATGGACAACGAACATTACGCCGGTTATGGCGAGCAGTATGAGCTCACTAAGTAG
- the LOC122920764 gene encoding octapeptide-repeat protein T2-like: protein MLEGILLETHRERLKETDREQSSLGNREYQRKEETEGERQKKRQTERGRDKVSSPARETENIRGRKRQKERGRKRDRERKRQSQQSSQGNREYQRKEETEGERQKKRQTERGRDSQQSSLGNREYQRKEETEGERQKKRQTERGRDKVSSPAWETENIRGRKRQKERGRKRDRERKRQSQQSNLGNREYQRKEETEGERQKKRQTVRDREEKRQ from the coding sequence ATGCTGGAGGGAATCCTGCTAGAGACCCACAGAGAGAGACTgaaagagacagacagagagcaGTCCAGCCTGGGAAACAGAGAATATCAGAGGAAGGAAGAGACAGAAGGAGAGAGGCAGAaaaagagacagacagagagaggaaGAGACAAAGTCAGCAGTCCAGCCAGGGAAACAGAGAATATCAGAGGAAGGAAGAGACAGAAGGAGAGAGGCAGAAAAAGAGACAGAGAGAGGAAGAGACAAAGTCAGCAGTCCAGCCAGGGAAACAGAGAATATCAGAGGAAGGAAGAGACAGAAGGAGAGAGGCAGAaaaagagacagacagagagaggaaGAGACAGTCAGCAGTCCAGCCTGGGAAACAGAGAATATCAGAGGAAGGAAGAGACAGAAGGAGAGAGGCAGAaaaagagacagacagagagaggaaGAGACAAAGTCAGCAGTCCAGCCTGGGAAACAGAGAATATCAGAGGAAGGAAGAGACAGAAGGAGAGAGGCAGAAAAAGAGACAGAGAGAGGAAGAGACAAAGTCAGCAGTCCAACCTGGGAAACAGAGAATATCAGAGGAAGGAAGAGACAGAAGGAGAGAGGCAGAAAAAGAGACAGACTGTAAGAGACAGAGAGGAAAAAAGACAATGA
- the LOC122920379 gene encoding vitamin D 25-hydroxylase isoform X1 encodes MSAGGSGAALWGVLAASSALLLFIFLIRQVLRQRRPPGFPPGPPGLPLVGNILALAGDPHVYMWQQSKLHGEIFSLDLGGISTVVLNGYDAVKECLVRQSDVFADRPSLPLFLKLTKMGGLLNAKYGRCWTEHRKLAVSCFRNFGYGQKSFEGRICEESSFFLDSVDTYKGKAFDPKHLTTIAVSNISNLVLFGERFRYDDDDFLHMIEIFSENIELATSAWVFLYNAFPLISVLPFGKHQQLFRNASEVYDFLLQIIQRFSENRKPHSPRHFIDAYLDEMELSAADPDSTYSTENLIFSVGELIIAGTETTTNVLRWAVLFMALYPNIQVQVQKEIDLVVGPNRAPSFEERGSLPFTEAVLHEVLRFCNIAPLGIFHATSRDTVVRGYSIPEGTTVITNLYSVHYDEKYWRDPEIFYPERFLDSAGRFTKKEAFVPFSLGRRHCLGEQLARMELFLFFTALLQRFHLHFPHGFIPNLKPKLGMTLQPYPYLICAERR; translated from the exons ATGTCGGCGGGGGGCTCCGGGGCTGCGCTGTGGGGGGTCCTGGCCGCCTCCTCCGCGCTGCTCCTCTTCATCTTCCTCATCAGACAAGTCCTGAGACAACGGAGACCCCCGGGCTTCCCCCCCGGCCCCCCAGGGCTGCCGCTGGTCGGTAACATCCTGGCCCTGGCCGGGGACCCGCACGTCTATATGTGGCAGCAAAGCAAACTGCACGGAGAG ATCTTCAGCCTGGACCTGGGAGGAATCTCCACCGTGGTGCTGAACGGCTATGACGCTGTGAAGGAATGTCTCGTGCGCCAAAGCGATGTCTTTGCCGACCGCCCCTCACTGCCGCTCTTTCTCAAGTTGACCAAAATGGGAG GTCTTCTTAACGCCAAGTACGGGCGCTGCTGGACCGAGCATCGGAAGTTGGCGGTCAGCTGTTTCCGGAATTTTGGTTACGGGCAGAAGTCGTTTGAGGGGCGGATCTGCGAGGAATCGTCCTTCTTCCTGGATTCGGTGGACACGTATAAAGGGAAAGCCTTCGATCCCAAGCACCTGACGACCATCGCTGTGTCCAACATCTCCAACCTCGTCCTGTTTGGCGAGCGCTTCCGCTACGACGACGACGACTTCCTGCACATGATAGAGATCTTCAGTGAGAACATCGAGCTGGCGACCAGCGCCTGGGTCTTCCTGTACAACGCCTTCCCCCTCATCAGTGTCCTGCCCTTCGGGAAGCACCAGCAGCTCTTCCGGAACGCCAGCGAGGTCTACGACTTCCTCCTCCAGATCATCCAGCGCTTCTCCGAAAACCGCAAACCGCATTCACCGCGGCACTTCATAGATGCGTATCTGGATGAGATGGAGCTCAGCGCTGCTGATCCCGACAGCACTTACTCCACTGAAAACCTCATATTCTCTGTAGGGGAGCTGATCATCGCGGGGACGGAGACCACCACCAACGTCCTGAGGTGGGCGGTCCTCTTCATGGCGCTGTACCCCAACATACAAG TTCAGGTTCAGAAGGAGATTGACCTTGTGGTTGGACCTAACAGGGCCCCGTCCTTCGAGGAGCGCGGCAGCCTGCCGTTTACCGAGGCCGTCCTGCACGAGGTCCTCCGGTTCTGCAATATCGCCCCCTTGGGGATTTTTCACGCCACTTCCAGAGACACGGTCGTGCGCGGATACTCGATCCCAGAGGGCACCACGGTCATCACCAACCTCTACTCCGTCCACTACGACGAGAAGTACTGGAGAGACCCGGAGATCTTCTACCCGGAGCGCTTCCTGGACAGCGCCGGCCGCTTCACCAAGAAGGAGGCGTTTGTGCCGTTCTCATTAG GGAGGAGACACTGTCTGGGGGAGCAGCTCGCCCGCATGGAGCTCTTCCTCTTCTTCACCGCTCTTCTCCAGcgatttcacctccattttcctcacGGTTTTATACCAAACCTGAAGCCGAAGCTGGGGATGACGCTGCAGCCGTACCCGTACCTCATCTGTGCCGAGAGACGCTGA
- the LOC122920379 gene encoding vitamin D 25-hydroxylase isoform X2, translating into MSAGGSGAALWGVLAASSALLLFIFLIRQVLRQRRPPGFPPGPPGLPLVGNILALAGDPHVYMWQQSKLHGEIFSLDLGGISTVVLNGYDAVKECLVRQSDVFADRPSLPLFLKLTKMGGLLNAKYGRCWTEHRKLAVSCFRNFGYGQKSFEGRICEESSFFLDSVDTYKGKAFDPKHLTTIAVSNISNLVLFGERFRYDDDDFLHMIEIFSENIELATSAWVFLYNAFPLISVLPFGKHQQLFRNASEVYDFLLQIIQRFSENRKPHSPRHFIDAYLDEMELSAADPDSTYSTENLIFSVGELIIAGTETTTNVLRWAVLFMALYPNIQGPRPSRSAAACRLPRPSCTRSSGSAISPPWGFFTPLPETRSCADTRSQRAPRSSPTSTPSTTTRSTGETRRSSTRSASWTAPAASPRRRRLCRSH; encoded by the exons ATGTCGGCGGGGGGCTCCGGGGCTGCGCTGTGGGGGGTCCTGGCCGCCTCCTCCGCGCTGCTCCTCTTCATCTTCCTCATCAGACAAGTCCTGAGACAACGGAGACCCCCGGGCTTCCCCCCCGGCCCCCCAGGGCTGCCGCTGGTCGGTAACATCCTGGCCCTGGCCGGGGACCCGCACGTCTATATGTGGCAGCAAAGCAAACTGCACGGAGAG ATCTTCAGCCTGGACCTGGGAGGAATCTCCACCGTGGTGCTGAACGGCTATGACGCTGTGAAGGAATGTCTCGTGCGCCAAAGCGATGTCTTTGCCGACCGCCCCTCACTGCCGCTCTTTCTCAAGTTGACCAAAATGGGAG GTCTTCTTAACGCCAAGTACGGGCGCTGCTGGACCGAGCATCGGAAGTTGGCGGTCAGCTGTTTCCGGAATTTTGGTTACGGGCAGAAGTCGTTTGAGGGGCGGATCTGCGAGGAATCGTCCTTCTTCCTGGATTCGGTGGACACGTATAAAGGGAAAGCCTTCGATCCCAAGCACCTGACGACCATCGCTGTGTCCAACATCTCCAACCTCGTCCTGTTTGGCGAGCGCTTCCGCTACGACGACGACGACTTCCTGCACATGATAGAGATCTTCAGTGAGAACATCGAGCTGGCGACCAGCGCCTGGGTCTTCCTGTACAACGCCTTCCCCCTCATCAGTGTCCTGCCCTTCGGGAAGCACCAGCAGCTCTTCCGGAACGCCAGCGAGGTCTACGACTTCCTCCTCCAGATCATCCAGCGCTTCTCCGAAAACCGCAAACCGCATTCACCGCGGCACTTCATAGATGCGTATCTGGATGAGATGGAGCTCAGCGCTGCTGATCCCGACAGCACTTACTCCACTGAAAACCTCATATTCTCTGTAGGGGAGCTGATCATCGCGGGGACGGAGACCACCACCAACGTCCTGAGGTGGGCGGTCCTCTTCATGGCGCTGTACCCCAACATACAAG GGCCCCGTCCTTCGAGGAGCGCGGCAGCCTGCCGTTTACCGAGGCCGTCCTGCACGAGGTCCTCCGGTTCTGCAATATCGCCCCCTTGGGGATTTTTCACGCCACTTCCAGAGACACGGTCGTGCGCGGATACTCGATCCCAGAGGGCACCACGGTCATCACCAACCTCTACTCCGTCCACTACGACGAGAAGTACTGGAGAGACCCGGAGATCTTCTACCCGGAGCGCTTCCTGGACAGCGCCGGCCGCTTCACCAAGAAGGAGGCGTTTGTGCCGTTCTCATTAG